From one Lycium barbarum isolate Lr01 chromosome 6, ASM1917538v2, whole genome shotgun sequence genomic stretch:
- the LOC132599562 gene encoding protein NRT1/ PTR FAMILY 2.6-like, producing MENSVRDVDEAEMQSSSGRKKGGWVTFPFIIATMAGLSLASGGWMSNLIVYLIDEFNMKSIKAAKVYNVVNGLTTLFPIVGGIIADSFLGCFSVIWISSLISALGILLLLLTATIDVLRPPACNDGSSLCASPSKHQYTVLYVAMVLASLGVAGTRYTIAPMGANQFDKPKHQAIFFNWYIFAFYTSFAVSTTAIVYVEDNVSWAWGFGISMACNILGLVMFLAGKRFYRRVKEQGGSPFVNLARVIVAAIQKWRVPLSEQTQHYYHDPSDRTTLTTSPIPTKFLKFLNCAAFITEGDTRSDGSISNRWRLCTVQQVEDLKSLIKLFPLWASGFLISTQLVIQTSLLILQALKMDRHMGPHFEIPASTMLVFILLFTCIAISIIDRLLYPFLAKYTSFSLTPLQRIGIGHVITIVSMAVSALVESRRLRLAKSHNLQGQNNAIVPMSVFWLVPQLALNGIGEGFHFPGHMVFYYQEFPASLKSTSTAMVALFIGIAYYLGNGLIDLVQRLSGWLPDNINDGRVDNVFWLCCVLGSANFIYYLVFASLYKYKNVDDKPSDVPSK from the exons ATGGAAAATTCAGTAAGAGATGTTGATGAAGCAGAAATGCAGTCCTCTTCTGGTCGAAAAAAAGGTGGCTGGGTAACATTCCCCTTCATTATAG CAACCATGGCGGGCTTGTCACTTGCATCTGGAGGGTGGATGAGCAACCTGATTGTTTATTTGATAGATGAATTCAACATGAAGAGCATCAAAGCTGCTAAAGTTTACAATGTGGTCAATGGCTTGACCACCCTTTTCCCAATTGTTGGTGGAATCATTGCTGACTCTTTTCTTGGCTGTTTTTCTGTCATTTGgatttcttctcttatctctgcTCTG GGTATTTTGCTTCTACTATTAACAGCAACAATTGATGTGTTAAGACCTCCAGCATGCAATGACGGATCCAGTCTCTGTGCAAGCCCATCAAAACACCAGTACACGGTACTATACGTGGCTATGGTGTTAGCATCTCTAGGCGTTGCAGGTACACGTTATACAATTGCACCAATGGGAGCTAATCAGTTTGATAAGCCAAAACACCAAGCGATTTTCTTCAATTGGTACATATTCGCCTTTTACACGTCCTTTGCTGTAAGCACCACAGCCATCGTTTACGTGGAGGACAATGTCAGTTGGGCATGGGGTTTCGGTATCTCTATGGCTTGTAACATACTTGGCTTGGTAATGTTTCTCGCTGGGAAACGTTTCTATCGCCGTGTTAAGGAACAAGGAGGCAGCCCTTTCGTCAACTTAGCTCGTGTCATAGTCGCCGCCATTCAGAAATGGAGAGTCCCTCTTTCGGAACAAACTCAACACTACTACCATGATCCAAGTGACAGAACCACACTAACAACTTCTCCAATTCCTACCAAATTCTTAAA GTTCTTGAATTGTGCAGCTTTTATTACTGAGGGAGACACCAGATCAGACGGATCGATTAGTAACCGTTGGAGGCTATGCACAGTGCAGCAAGTAGAAGATTTGAAAAGCTTGATCAAGCTTTTCCCTCTATGGGCTAGTGGCTTTCTTATATCTACCCAACTAGTCATACAAACAAGCCTGCTAATTCTTCAAGCTCTCAAAATGGATCGCCATATGGGACCTCATTTCGAGATCCCAGCAAGTACTATGTTAGTCTTCATATTATTATTTACTTGTATAGCCATATCCATCATTGACCGATTACTCTACCCTTTTCTAGCTAAATACACTAGCTTTTCTCTCACCCCTCTTCAGCGCATTGGAATAGGCCATGTCATAACTATAGTTAGCATGGCTGTTTCCGCCCTGGTTGAGTCCAGGCGACTGAGGCTCGCTAAATCTCACAACCTCCAAGGCCAAAACAATGCCATTGTTCCAATGTCGGTCTTTTGGCTAGTGCCACAGCTAGCTCTTAATGGAATCGGAGAAGGATTCCATTTTCCAGGACATATGGTGTTTTATTACCAAGAATTTCCAGCATCCTTGAAGAGCACCTCGACTGCAATGGTTGCTCTTTTTATTGGTATCGCGTACTATTTGGGGAACGGGTTGATTGATTTGGTTCAACGACTATCAGGATGGCTGCCGGACAATATCAACGATGGAAGAGTGGATAACGTTTTCTGGCTCTGTTGTGTCCTGGGATCAGCTAACTTCATTTACTACCTCGTGTTTGCATCCTTGTACAAGTATAAAAATGTAGACGACAAACCAAGTGATGTGCCTAGTAAATGA